Proteins co-encoded in one Arachis stenosperma cultivar V10309 chromosome 7, arast.V10309.gnm1.PFL2, whole genome shotgun sequence genomic window:
- the LOC130941967 gene encoding arginine--tRNA ligase, cytoplasmic-like isoform X1 — MLGCLTFVAPFSPSPLLSLHRFSPLSVPSSPSGLLKFASRRFSVTATKAESLSTMAVDAENVGSVKRQLAHLFEVSLRTTVPSEPDVAPLVEPCAAKSGVKFGDYQCNNAMGIWSKIKGKQAEFKGPPSVGQAIMKNLPPSDIIESCSVAGPGFVNVVLSRNWIAQSLQRMLIDGIETWAPRLPLKRAVVDFSSPNIAKEMHVGHLRSTIIGDTLARMLEFSHVDVLRRNHVGDWGTQFGMLIEFLFEKFPNPEDVNEAAIGDLQTFYKASKVRFDSDPEFKQRAQQAVVRLQGGETRYRDAWKQICEISRTEFHRVYERLGVHLEEKGESFYNPHIPGVLEELNKKGMIEDSEGARVIFLKDVNIPLIVVKSDGGYNYASTDLTALWYRINEEKAEWIIYVTDVGQQQHFDMVFKAAKRAGWLPADDSSYPKATHVGFGLVLGEDGKRFRTRNTEVVRLVDLLDEAKNRSKTALLERDTAKEWPEEEVEKTSEAVGYGAVKYADLKNNRLTNYTFNFDQMLNDKGNTAVYLLYAHARICSIIRKSGKDIDEVKKNAKIALDHEDERALGLHLLQFSEVVEEACTNLLPNVLCEYLYNLSEIFTKKFYSNCQVVGSPEEGSRLLLCEATAIVMRKCFYLLGIVPVYKI, encoded by the exons ATGTTAGGGTGCTTAACCTTTGTTGCGCCGTTTTCTCCATCTCCTCTTCTTTCCCTCCATcgcttctctcctctctctgtTCCTTCTTCTCCCTCTG GTTTATTAAAGTTTGCATCGCGTAGATTTTCTGTAACAGCAACTAAAGCAGAATCGTTGTCAACTATGGCAGTT GATGCGGAAAATGTTGGCAGCGTTAAAAGGCAGTTGGCGCATCTGTTTGAGGTATCTCTGAGGACAACTGTGCCAAGCGAGCCAGATGTAGCGCCATTAGTTGAACCTTGCGCTGCAAAATCTGGGGTTAAATTTGGTGATTACCAGTG TAACAATGCAATGGGTATATGGTCTAAGATAAAAGGAAAACAAGCAGAATTTAAGGGTCCCCCATCTGTTGGGCAG GCAATCATGAAGAATCTACCCCCATCTGATATTATAGAGTCGTGTTCTGTAGCTGGGCCTGGATTTGTGAATGTTGTCTTGTCAAGGAATTGGATAGCACAG AGCTTACAGCGGATGTTAATTGATGGTATTGAAACATGGGCGCCAAGGCTTCCACTAAAGAGGGCTGTGGTTGATTTTTCCTCACCCAATATTGCAAAGGAAATGCATGTTGGTCACCTGAGATCTACCATTATTGGGGACACATTGGCCCGTATGCTTGAATTTTCACATGTGGATGTTCTCCGACGAAATCATGTTGGTGATTGGGGAACACAG TTTGGAATGCTGATTGAATTCCTCTTTGAAAAATTTCCAAACCCAGAGGATGTCAATGAAGCAGCCATTGGAGATCTTCAG ACATTCTATAAAGCATCCAAAGTGAGATTTGACAGTGATCCCGAATTTAAGCAAAGGGCTCAACAGGCTGTTGTCCGGCTTCAG gGTGGAGAAACCAGGTATCGCGACGCATGGAAACAAATTTGTGAAATAAGTAGAACCGAATTCCACAGGGTCTATGAACGCCTTGGAGTTCACTTGGAGGAAAAG GGAGAGAGCTTCTATAATCCGCATATCCCTGGGGTTTTGGAGGAACTGAATAAAAAAGGAATGATTGAAGATAGTGAGGGTGCTCGGGTGATATTTCTTAAGGATGTAAATATACCGCTTATTGTTGTGAAGAGTGACGGTGGCTACAACTATGCTTCAACTGATCTTACAGCACTTTG GTATCGGATAAATGAAGAGAAGGCTGAATGGATTATATACGTCACAGATGTTGGGCAGCAGCAACACTTCGATATGGTTTTCAAG GCTGCTAAGCGTGCAGGTTGGCTGCCAGCTGATGATAGTTCATACCCAAAAGCTACTCATGTAGGTTTCGGCCTTGTTCTTGGGGAAGATGGAAAACGATTTCGGACTCGCAACACTGAAGTGGTTAGATTGGTTGATTTGCTTGACGAAGCCAAGAATCGCAGTAAAACTGCCCTTCTTGAACGTG ATACGGCTAAAGAGTGGCCTGAGGAGGAGGTTGAGAAAACATCAGAGGCAGTGGGCTATGGTGCTGTTAA GTATGCTGACTTAAAGAACAACAGACTAACAAACTACACGTTCAACTTTGATCAGATGCTTAATGATAAG GGCAATACCGCTGTTTATTTGCTGTATGCACATGCTAGGATCTGTTCTATCATCCGGAAATCTGGAAAAGACATAGATGAAGTAAAGAAA AATGCTAAAATTGCATTGGATCACGAAGATGAGCGCGCTCTGGGGCTTCATTTGCTACAATTTTCTGAG GTTGTTGAGGAAGCATGCACCAATTTATTGCCCAATGTGTTGTGTGAATACCTCTATAATTTGTCAGAAATATTCACCAAAAAGTTTTATTCTAATTGTCAG GTTGTTGGTTCGCCTGAGGAAGGTAGTAGACTTTTGCTATGTGAAGCAACAGCAATTGTGATGAGAAAGTGCTTCTATCTCCTTGGAATTGTACCTGTTTACAAGATATGA
- the LOC130941967 gene encoding arginine--tRNA ligase, chloroplastic/mitochondrial-like isoform X2 — protein sequence MAVDAENVGSVKRQLAHLFEVSLRTTVPSEPDVAPLVEPCAAKSGVKFGDYQCNNAMGIWSKIKGKQAEFKGPPSVGQAIMKNLPPSDIIESCSVAGPGFVNVVLSRNWIAQSLQRMLIDGIETWAPRLPLKRAVVDFSSPNIAKEMHVGHLRSTIIGDTLARMLEFSHVDVLRRNHVGDWGTQFGMLIEFLFEKFPNPEDVNEAAIGDLQTFYKASKVRFDSDPEFKQRAQQAVVRLQGGETRYRDAWKQICEISRTEFHRVYERLGVHLEEKGESFYNPHIPGVLEELNKKGMIEDSEGARVIFLKDVNIPLIVVKSDGGYNYASTDLTALWYRINEEKAEWIIYVTDVGQQQHFDMVFKAAKRAGWLPADDSSYPKATHVGFGLVLGEDGKRFRTRNTEVVRLVDLLDEAKNRSKTALLERDTAKEWPEEEVEKTSEAVGYGAVKYADLKNNRLTNYTFNFDQMLNDKGNTAVYLLYAHARICSIIRKSGKDIDEVKKNAKIALDHEDERALGLHLLQFSEVVEEACTNLLPNVLCEYLYNLSEIFTKKFYSNCQVVGSPEEGSRLLLCEATAIVMRKCFYLLGIVPVYKI from the exons ATGGCAGTT GATGCGGAAAATGTTGGCAGCGTTAAAAGGCAGTTGGCGCATCTGTTTGAGGTATCTCTGAGGACAACTGTGCCAAGCGAGCCAGATGTAGCGCCATTAGTTGAACCTTGCGCTGCAAAATCTGGGGTTAAATTTGGTGATTACCAGTG TAACAATGCAATGGGTATATGGTCTAAGATAAAAGGAAAACAAGCAGAATTTAAGGGTCCCCCATCTGTTGGGCAG GCAATCATGAAGAATCTACCCCCATCTGATATTATAGAGTCGTGTTCTGTAGCTGGGCCTGGATTTGTGAATGTTGTCTTGTCAAGGAATTGGATAGCACAG AGCTTACAGCGGATGTTAATTGATGGTATTGAAACATGGGCGCCAAGGCTTCCACTAAAGAGGGCTGTGGTTGATTTTTCCTCACCCAATATTGCAAAGGAAATGCATGTTGGTCACCTGAGATCTACCATTATTGGGGACACATTGGCCCGTATGCTTGAATTTTCACATGTGGATGTTCTCCGACGAAATCATGTTGGTGATTGGGGAACACAG TTTGGAATGCTGATTGAATTCCTCTTTGAAAAATTTCCAAACCCAGAGGATGTCAATGAAGCAGCCATTGGAGATCTTCAG ACATTCTATAAAGCATCCAAAGTGAGATTTGACAGTGATCCCGAATTTAAGCAAAGGGCTCAACAGGCTGTTGTCCGGCTTCAG gGTGGAGAAACCAGGTATCGCGACGCATGGAAACAAATTTGTGAAATAAGTAGAACCGAATTCCACAGGGTCTATGAACGCCTTGGAGTTCACTTGGAGGAAAAG GGAGAGAGCTTCTATAATCCGCATATCCCTGGGGTTTTGGAGGAACTGAATAAAAAAGGAATGATTGAAGATAGTGAGGGTGCTCGGGTGATATTTCTTAAGGATGTAAATATACCGCTTATTGTTGTGAAGAGTGACGGTGGCTACAACTATGCTTCAACTGATCTTACAGCACTTTG GTATCGGATAAATGAAGAGAAGGCTGAATGGATTATATACGTCACAGATGTTGGGCAGCAGCAACACTTCGATATGGTTTTCAAG GCTGCTAAGCGTGCAGGTTGGCTGCCAGCTGATGATAGTTCATACCCAAAAGCTACTCATGTAGGTTTCGGCCTTGTTCTTGGGGAAGATGGAAAACGATTTCGGACTCGCAACACTGAAGTGGTTAGATTGGTTGATTTGCTTGACGAAGCCAAGAATCGCAGTAAAACTGCCCTTCTTGAACGTG ATACGGCTAAAGAGTGGCCTGAGGAGGAGGTTGAGAAAACATCAGAGGCAGTGGGCTATGGTGCTGTTAA GTATGCTGACTTAAAGAACAACAGACTAACAAACTACACGTTCAACTTTGATCAGATGCTTAATGATAAG GGCAATACCGCTGTTTATTTGCTGTATGCACATGCTAGGATCTGTTCTATCATCCGGAAATCTGGAAAAGACATAGATGAAGTAAAGAAA AATGCTAAAATTGCATTGGATCACGAAGATGAGCGCGCTCTGGGGCTTCATTTGCTACAATTTTCTGAG GTTGTTGAGGAAGCATGCACCAATTTATTGCCCAATGTGTTGTGTGAATACCTCTATAATTTGTCAGAAATATTCACCAAAAAGTTTTATTCTAATTGTCAG GTTGTTGGTTCGCCTGAGGAAGGTAGTAGACTTTTGCTATGTGAAGCAACAGCAATTGTGATGAGAAAGTGCTTCTATCTCCTTGGAATTGTACCTGTTTACAAGATATGA
- the LOC130941308 gene encoding protein LEAD-SENSITIVE 1-like isoform X1 yields MGVFSNKIDREQLKPGDHIYSWRQAYIYAHHGIYVGDGMVTHFTRGAGQEIGTGTVLDRLLVSSSPAHDLDNPCPKCGDLSKNEGVISSCLDCFLYGGELYLFEYGVKAAFFLAKPRGGTCTLAASDPPEDVLRRASFLLEKGFGGYNIFKNNCEDFAIYCKTGLLVFTNLSVGRSGQAASYLAAASAVVATPLRFMTTSMSGLAAVGYGMYCVSRLVSDIGLRRDVSKVPVETLVASHSVSEPEMTGNINEPEKTAEMPKDTAKND; encoded by the exons ATGGGAGTGTTTTCGAATAAGATCGATAGAGAACAACTGAAACCCGGTGATCACATTTACTCATGGAGGCAAGCTTACATCTACGCACATCACG GAATATATGTTGGTGATGGAATGGTGACCCACTTCACCCGGGGAGCAGGGCAAGAAATTGGGACAGGAACTGTTCTGGACCGTCTCCTCGTTAGTTCTTCTCCTGCTCATGATCTTGACAATCCTTGCCCGAAGTGTGGTGATTTATCGAAGAATGAGGGTGTCATTTCGTCGTGTTTGGATTGTTTTCTTTATGGTGGTGAGCTATACCTCTTTGAATATGGTGTCAAAGCTGCTTTTTTTCTTGCCAAACCTCGAGGAGGTACCTGTACCCTTGCTGCTTCTGATCCACCTGAAGATGTCCTTCGCCGTGCTTCATTTCTTCTtgaaaagggatttggtggtTATAACATTTTCAAGAATAACTGCGAAGACTTTGCAATTTACTGCAAAACCGGTCTGCTTGTGTTCACAAATCTCAGTGTAGGTCGGAGTGGACAGGCAGCATCTTACTTGGCTGCTGCTAGTGCTGTAGTTGCTACACCACTTCGTTTTATGACCACGAGTATGAGTGGTTTGGCCGCAGTTGGTTATGGCATGTACTGTGTTAGCCGATTGGTTTCTGATATAGGACTACGTCGTGACGTATCTAAAGTTCCAGTGGAAACACTTGTGGCTTCTCATAGCGTAAGTGAGCCGGAGATGACTGGCAACATAAATGAACCAGAGAAGACAGCTGAGATGCCCAAGGACACAGCCAAGAACGATTAG
- the LOC130941308 gene encoding protein LEAD-SENSITIVE 1-like isoform X2, which produces MVTHFTRGAGQEIGTGTVLDRLLVSSSPAHDLDNPCPKCGDLSKNEGVISSCLDCFLYGGELYLFEYGVKAAFFLAKPRGGTCTLAASDPPEDVLRRASFLLEKGFGGYNIFKNNCEDFAIYCKTGLLVFTNLSVGRSGQAASYLAAASAVVATPLRFMTTSMSGLAAVGYGMYCVSRLVSDIGLRRDVSKVPVETLVASHSVSEPEMTGNINEPEKTAEMPKDTAKND; this is translated from the coding sequence ATGGTGACCCACTTCACCCGGGGAGCAGGGCAAGAAATTGGGACAGGAACTGTTCTGGACCGTCTCCTCGTTAGTTCTTCTCCTGCTCATGATCTTGACAATCCTTGCCCGAAGTGTGGTGATTTATCGAAGAATGAGGGTGTCATTTCGTCGTGTTTGGATTGTTTTCTTTATGGTGGTGAGCTATACCTCTTTGAATATGGTGTCAAAGCTGCTTTTTTTCTTGCCAAACCTCGAGGAGGTACCTGTACCCTTGCTGCTTCTGATCCACCTGAAGATGTCCTTCGCCGTGCTTCATTTCTTCTtgaaaagggatttggtggtTATAACATTTTCAAGAATAACTGCGAAGACTTTGCAATTTACTGCAAAACCGGTCTGCTTGTGTTCACAAATCTCAGTGTAGGTCGGAGTGGACAGGCAGCATCTTACTTGGCTGCTGCTAGTGCTGTAGTTGCTACACCACTTCGTTTTATGACCACGAGTATGAGTGGTTTGGCCGCAGTTGGTTATGGCATGTACTGTGTTAGCCGATTGGTTTCTGATATAGGACTACGTCGTGACGTATCTAAAGTTCCAGTGGAAACACTTGTGGCTTCTCATAGCGTAAGTGAGCCGGAGATGACTGGCAACATAAATGAACCAGAGAAGACAGCTGAGATGCCCAAGGACACAGCCAAGAACGATTAG